From Halostella salina, one genomic window encodes:
- a CDS encoding DUF502 domain-containing protein, translated as MASWKRDFASGLIVLVPVIISAYVIAWVYGLIASVTPEMIVSADLLRAYGISTDYLDPLRVLVTLTVFIILVFAVGYLMRTAIGGFFEAAVDDVANRVPGLRVVYNASKMAAETALGGTEQLQTPVKLEPVPGMRMTAFKTGRTTDDGREIIFLPTAPNITSGFVIEVAPEDINETDERVEDALTRILSAGFGDSDRGENGIPIDVIENARDGDANDGTPDDD; from the coding sequence ATGGCCTCCTGGAAGCGGGACTTCGCGAGCGGACTCATCGTTCTCGTCCCCGTGATCATCTCGGCGTACGTCATCGCGTGGGTGTACGGGCTGATCGCCTCCGTCACCCCCGAGATGATCGTCAGCGCGGACCTGCTCCGGGCGTACGGTATCAGCACGGACTACCTCGACCCCCTCCGCGTGCTGGTGACGCTCACCGTCTTCATCATCCTCGTGTTCGCCGTCGGCTACCTCATGCGGACGGCGATCGGCGGGTTCTTCGAGGCGGCGGTCGACGACGTGGCAAACCGGGTCCCGGGGCTTCGCGTGGTGTACAACGCGTCGAAGATGGCCGCCGAGACGGCGCTCGGCGGCACCGAACAGCTCCAGACGCCCGTGAAGCTCGAACCGGTGCCCGGGATGCGAATGACGGCGTTCAAAACCGGACGCACGACCGACGACGGCCGCGAGATCATCTTCCTCCCGACCGCGCCGAACATCACGAGCGGGTTCGTGATCGAGGTCGCCCCCGAAGATATCAACGAAACCGACGAGCGCGTCGAAGACGCCCTCACGCGCATCCTCAGCGCCGGCTTCGGCGACTCCGACCGCGGCGAGAACGGGATCCCGATCGACGTCATCGAGAACGCCCGCGACGGCGACGCGAACGATGGCACACCGGACGACGACTGA
- a CDS encoding proline dehydrogenase family protein, translated as MIPPIASNFVAGETPAAALDHARRLNDRDVGAILNLLGEHYDNPAPAADDRDAYRDLVEDIAATAGDVCISVKPSQVGLDVGEETFRENLRAVVDHAAERDVFVWVDMEDHTTTDATLDAYEDLAREHGGGVGVCLQANLKRTTEDVKRLADVPGKVRLVKGAYDEPGDVAYTDKARVNEAYRDLLELAFREYDRGVAVGSHDPEMIEYATDLHDEYGTDFEIQMLMGVREDAQFDLAEEYEVWQYVPYGDKWLSYFYRRVAERKENLLFAARAVLTG; from the coding sequence ATGATACCGCCCATCGCGAGCAACTTCGTCGCGGGCGAGACGCCCGCGGCGGCGCTGGACCACGCGCGACGGCTCAACGACCGGGACGTGGGGGCCATCCTGAACCTGCTCGGGGAGCACTACGACAACCCCGCCCCCGCTGCCGACGACCGCGACGCGTACCGCGACCTCGTCGAGGACATCGCGGCAACCGCCGGCGACGTCTGCATCTCGGTCAAGCCCTCGCAGGTCGGCCTCGACGTGGGCGAGGAGACGTTCCGAGAGAACCTCCGGGCGGTCGTCGACCACGCCGCCGAGCGCGACGTGTTCGTCTGGGTCGACATGGAGGACCACACGACGACCGACGCGACGCTCGACGCCTACGAGGACCTGGCGCGGGAACACGGCGGCGGCGTCGGCGTCTGCCTCCAGGCGAACCTGAAGCGGACCACCGAGGACGTGAAACGGCTCGCCGACGTGCCCGGGAAGGTCCGACTGGTCAAGGGCGCGTACGACGAACCGGGCGACGTGGCCTACACCGACAAGGCGCGGGTCAACGAGGCGTACCGCGACCTGCTCGAACTCGCGTTCCGGGAGTACGACCGCGGCGTCGCCGTCGGGAGCCACGACCCCGAGATGATCGAGTACGCGACCGACCTCCACGACGAGTACGGCACCGACTTCGAGATCCAGATGCTGATGGGCGTCCGCGAGGACGCGCAGTTCGACCTCGCGGAGGAGTACGAAGTGTGGCAGTACGTCCCCTACGGCGACAAGTGGCTCTCCTACTTCTACCGGCGGGTCGCCGAACGCAAGGAGAACCTGCTGTTCGCCGCCCGGGCGGTTCTGACCGGGTGA
- a CDS encoding CDP-2,3-bis-(O-geranylgeranyl)-sn-glycerol synthase, producing the protein MNIVDAIVLAFWVMLPAYVPNNAAVLAGGGRPIDGGRTWGGRRVLGDGKTWRGTLVGTLAGAALALALSAVAGDVGDVLGVALPTFPAPVVVALPFGAMLGDIAASFLKRRTGRERGAAFPGVDQLDFAVAALALAFLAAPGWATETFTLPVLAVIFVLTPLLHVTTNIGAYWLGLKNEPW; encoded by the coding sequence ATGAACATCGTCGACGCCATCGTCCTCGCGTTCTGGGTGATGTTGCCCGCCTACGTGCCGAACAACGCCGCGGTGCTCGCTGGCGGCGGCCGCCCCATCGACGGCGGCCGAACCTGGGGCGGCCGCCGCGTGCTGGGCGACGGCAAAACGTGGCGCGGCACGCTGGTCGGCACGCTCGCCGGCGCGGCGCTGGCGCTGGCCCTCTCGGCGGTCGCCGGGGATGTGGGGGACGTGCTCGGCGTCGCCCTCCCGACGTTCCCCGCGCCCGTCGTCGTCGCGCTTCCGTTCGGCGCGATGCTCGGCGACATCGCCGCCTCCTTCCTCAAGCGCCGCACCGGGCGCGAGCGCGGCGCGGCGTTCCCCGGCGTCGACCAGCTCGACTTCGCGGTGGCGGCCCTCGCGCTCGCGTTCCTCGCGGCCCCCGGGTGGGCGACCGAGACGTTCACGCTCCCGGTGCTTGCGGTGATCTTCGTACTCACCCCCCTGTTGCACGTGACGACGAACATCGGCGCGTACTGGCTCGGGCTGAAAAACGAGCCGTGGTGA
- the pyrE gene encoding orotate phosphoribosyltransferase, translating to MANADLIEALRDADAVKFGEFELSHGGTSDYYVDKYLFETDPRCLELIAEAFAERVGDAKLGGVALGGVPLVAVTAVKAGNPYVIARKQQKEYGTANLIEGRLDEGEEVVVIEDIATTGQSAVDAVEALRDAGATVERALVVVDREEGGRENLADHGVELEALVTAEELLAARD from the coding sequence ATGGCAAACGCCGACCTCATCGAGGCGCTCCGGGACGCCGACGCGGTGAAGTTCGGGGAGTTCGAGCTGTCCCACGGCGGGACGAGCGACTACTACGTCGACAAGTACCTCTTCGAGACGGACCCGCGCTGTCTCGAACTCATCGCCGAGGCCTTCGCCGAGCGCGTCGGCGACGCGAAGCTCGGCGGCGTGGCGCTCGGCGGGGTCCCGCTCGTCGCCGTGACCGCGGTGAAGGCGGGCAACCCCTACGTCATCGCCCGGAAGCAGCAGAAGGAGTACGGCACGGCGAACCTGATCGAGGGACGGCTCGACGAGGGTGAGGAGGTCGTCGTCATCGAGGACATCGCCACGACGGGCCAGAGCGCGGTCGATGCCGTCGAGGCGCTCCGGGACGCCGGCGCGACGGTCGAGCGGGCGCTCGTCGTCGTCGACCGCGAGGAGGGCGGCCGGGAGAACCTCGCGGACCACGGCGTCGAACTGGAAGCGCTGGTCACCGCCGAGGAACTGCTCGCCGCGCGCGACTAG
- the thrS gene encoding threonine--tRNA ligase encodes MSQEPDSQGDRIAVVLPDGSELEVDRGATVEDVAFEIGPGLGRDTVGGRIDGELVGKEVPIHEDGAEIEIVTADSDEYVRVLRHTASHCLAQAVQRLYDDVDLAIGPPTDDGFYYDFDDLDVDEDDLDDILAEMEEIIDADYDVVYEEVSVEDARERLADQPYKLELLEELADEGETVSFYSQGEWEDLCKGPHVDSTGEIGAVELLEIAAAYWRGDEDNPMQTRIYGTAFESEDDLEAFKERRREAERRDHRKIGREMDLFSIQDVTGPGLPLYHPPGKTILRELESFVEDLNLDAGYEYVETPHVFKTDLWKESGHYENYRDDMFVFDVDDDEYGLKPMNCPGHATIFDDSSWSYRDLPMRYAENGKVYRKEQRGELSGLSRVWAFTIDDGHLFVRPDQIEREVEQTMDMIDEVLSTFDLDYEVALATRPEKSVGSDEIWERAESQLESVLESRNFDYEVEEGDGAFYGPKIDFAFEDAIGRRWDGPTVQLDFNMPERLDLSYAGEDNEDHRPVMIHRALYGSYERFFMVLIEHFAGNFPLWLAPEQVRVLPISDDNLGYAHRVKNEFDGFRVEVDDRDGTIERKIRAAHDDRVPYMIIVGDDEEEDGNISVRDREERQEYDVEIDAFRDHLRAERDEKRTDADFLA; translated from the coding sequence ATGTCACAGGAACCAGATTCACAGGGAGACCGGATCGCAGTCGTACTGCCGGATGGCTCGGAACTCGAAGTCGACCGGGGCGCGACCGTCGAGGACGTCGCCTTCGAGATCGGCCCGGGGCTGGGCCGGGACACTGTCGGCGGCCGGATCGACGGCGAACTCGTCGGCAAGGAGGTGCCGATCCACGAGGACGGTGCCGAGATCGAGATCGTCACCGCCGACAGCGACGAGTACGTGCGCGTCCTGCGCCACACCGCCTCGCACTGCCTCGCGCAGGCCGTCCAGCGCCTGTACGACGACGTCGACCTCGCGATCGGCCCGCCGACCGACGACGGCTTCTACTACGACTTCGACGACCTCGACGTCGACGAGGACGACCTGGACGACATCCTCGCGGAGATGGAGGAGATAATCGACGCCGACTACGACGTTGTGTACGAGGAGGTGTCGGTCGAGGACGCCCGCGAGCGCCTGGCCGACCAGCCGTACAAGCTCGAACTGCTGGAGGAACTCGCCGACGAGGGCGAGACGGTCTCGTTCTACAGTCAGGGCGAATGGGAAGACCTCTGCAAGGGCCCCCACGTCGACTCGACCGGCGAGATCGGCGCGGTCGAACTGCTGGAGATCGCTGCCGCGTACTGGCGGGGCGACGAGGACAACCCGATGCAGACCCGCATCTACGGCACCGCCTTCGAGTCCGAAGACGATCTGGAGGCGTTCAAGGAGCGCCGCCGCGAGGCCGAGCGACGGGACCACCGGAAGATCGGCCGCGAGATGGACCTGTTCTCGATCCAGGACGTGACCGGGCCGGGGCTGCCGCTGTACCACCCACCGGGCAAGACCATCCTCCGCGAACTGGAGTCGTTCGTCGAGGACCTCAACCTCGACGCGGGCTACGAGTACGTCGAGACGCCCCACGTGTTCAAGACCGACCTCTGGAAGGAGAGCGGGCACTACGAGAACTACCGGGACGACATGTTCGTCTTCGACGTCGACGACGACGAGTACGGACTCAAGCCGATGAACTGCCCGGGCCACGCGACGATCTTCGACGACAGCTCCTGGTCCTACCGCGACCTGCCGATGCGGTACGCCGAGAACGGGAAGGTGTACCGCAAGGAGCAGCGCGGCGAACTCTCCGGGCTCTCGCGGGTCTGGGCGTTCACCATCGACGACGGCCACCTGTTCGTCCGCCCCGACCAGATCGAGCGCGAGGTCGAGCAGACGATGGACATGATAGACGAGGTGCTCTCGACGTTCGACCTCGACTACGAGGTCGCGCTCGCCACCCGCCCCGAGAAGAGCGTCGGCTCCGACGAGATCTGGGAGCGCGCCGAGTCCCAGCTGGAGTCCGTCCTCGAATCCCGGAACTTCGACTACGAGGTCGAGGAGGGTGACGGCGCGTTCTACGGCCCGAAGATCGACTTCGCGTTCGAGGACGCCATCGGCCGCCGGTGGGACGGGCCCACGGTCCAGCTCGACTTCAACATGCCCGAGCGCCTCGACCTGAGCTACGCCGGCGAGGACAACGAGGACCACCGTCCGGTGATGATCCACCGCGCGCTGTACGGCAGCTACGAGCGATTCTTCATGGTGCTCATCGAGCACTTCGCCGGCAACTTCCCGCTGTGGCTCGCGCCCGAGCAGGTCCGCGTCCTGCCGATCAGCGACGACAACCTCGGCTACGCCCACCGCGTGAAAAACGAGTTCGACGGGTTCCGCGTCGAGGTCGACGACCGCGACGGCACCATCGAGCGCAAGATCCGCGCGGCCCACGACGACCGCGTCCCCTACATGATCATCGTCGGCGACGACGAGGAAGAAGACGGGAACATCTCCGTGCGCGACCGCGAGGAGCGCCAGGAGTACGACGTCGAGATCGACGCGTTCCGCGACCACCTGCGCGCGGAACGCGACGAGAAGCGCACCGACGCCGACTTCCTGGCGTAG
- a CDS encoding phosphoribosyltransferase family protein produces MNRAEKAGLQLQAVSVLRMLKESRTYDELADLTDLPAGDLNRYVNGHVLPSAERAREVVDGVGREALSRELEERVRVDEEGYVDNSGVVFDQSFLDLIAPVAAGAFDFERPDVVLTAATDGITLAAAMASYFGARSAYAKKSKETAVEEFIESRQRLQSGIELTYYLPASAIEPGETVLVVDDLIRSGETQELLLDIATSADADVCGVFALIAVGDEGVARARDRTDAPVGALTQY; encoded by the coding sequence ATGAACCGCGCAGAGAAAGCCGGCCTCCAGTTGCAGGCCGTCTCGGTGTTGCGGATGCTGAAGGAGTCGCGGACGTACGACGAACTCGCCGACCTGACGGACCTCCCGGCGGGCGACCTCAACCGGTACGTGAACGGGCACGTGCTGCCGAGCGCCGAGCGCGCCCGCGAGGTGGTCGACGGCGTGGGCCGCGAGGCGCTGTCCCGCGAACTGGAGGAGCGCGTCCGCGTCGACGAGGAGGGGTACGTCGACAACTCCGGCGTCGTGTTCGACCAGTCGTTTCTCGACCTCATCGCGCCCGTCGCGGCCGGCGCGTTCGACTTCGAGCGCCCGGACGTGGTGTTGACCGCGGCGACCGACGGCATCACGCTCGCCGCGGCGATGGCGAGCTACTTCGGCGCGCGCTCGGCGTACGCCAAGAAGTCCAAGGAGACGGCCGTCGAGGAGTTCATCGAGTCGCGCCAGCGCCTCCAGTCCGGCATCGAACTCACCTACTACCTCCCGGCGTCGGCCATCGAACCCGGCGAGACGGTGCTGGTCGTCGACGACCTCATCCGCTCCGGCGAGACCCAGGAGCTGCTGCTCGACATCGCCACCAGCGCCGACGCCGATGTCTGTGGCGTCTTCGCGCTCATCGCCGTCGGCGACGAAGGCGTCGCCCGCGCCCGCGACCGAACCGACGCGCCGGTCGGCGCGCTAACGCAGTATTAG
- a CDS encoding DEAD/DEAH box helicase: MQVGDLPLDPEFVEHYREQGIEELYPPQAAAVEAGVADGESVVAAVPTASGKTFVAQLAMLTAEGTALFIVPLRALATEKYETFADLPGVSVGIATGDFDTPDEELGEHDVVVATSEKVDSAIRNGASWVENVGCAVIDEIHLLDSVDRGPTLEVTIAKLQRLTAGLQVVGLSATVANADAVADWLDAELVTSTWRPVDLRAGVYADGAIAFEDGDDRPLPTEGDAPTVALVRDAIAEGGQCLVFVNSRQGTQELARDLTDAGVVPEPPGGDAAADLRETATTGTGTDLADRAEDGVAFHHAGLRSDHRTAVEAAFRDRALSVIVATPTLAAGVNVPARRVVVRDTVRYTDDGVQPLPVLEVHQMFGRAGRPGLDPYGEAVLVGDEDAAADLRERYVGADPEAVTSKLAREEALRTHVLATVASGFARSREDLLDVLDSTFYAHQGPDADLSDAVDDALAYLDDNGMVDDGASLAATDLGELVSRVYVDPLTGADVLAAIERATTMDRVTSLTVLELVCDTPDMRGSYVRNSEAGRLTKFAMDHADELAKPVREFDGDFQTWLASLKTARMLDDWVRGTDAADLAERYGVGPGDVRRTAERAEWLLNATASLAERVDEDGAVTERIRATRAKLGSRQP, encoded by the coding sequence ATGCAGGTTGGCGACCTCCCGCTCGACCCCGAGTTCGTCGAGCACTACCGCGAGCAGGGCATCGAGGAGCTGTACCCGCCCCAGGCCGCCGCGGTCGAGGCGGGGGTCGCCGACGGCGAGTCCGTCGTCGCCGCGGTGCCGACCGCCAGCGGGAAGACGTTCGTCGCGCAGCTGGCGATGCTCACGGCCGAGGGGACCGCCCTCTTCATCGTCCCGCTCCGGGCGCTGGCGACCGAGAAGTACGAGACGTTCGCGGACCTGCCCGGCGTGAGCGTCGGCATCGCCACCGGCGACTTCGACACCCCGGACGAGGAGCTCGGGGAACACGACGTGGTCGTCGCCACGAGCGAGAAGGTCGACTCGGCGATCCGCAACGGGGCCTCGTGGGTCGAGAACGTCGGCTGTGCGGTGATAGACGAGATCCACCTGCTCGACTCGGTCGACCGCGGCCCGACGCTGGAGGTGACGATCGCGAAGCTCCAGCGGCTCACCGCCGGCCTGCAGGTGGTCGGCCTCTCCGCGACCGTCGCCAACGCGGACGCCGTCGCCGACTGGCTGGACGCCGAACTCGTCACTTCGACGTGGCGGCCCGTCGACCTCCGGGCGGGCGTGTACGCCGACGGCGCGATCGCGTTCGAGGACGGCGACGACCGGCCCTTGCCGACCGAGGGCGACGCGCCGACGGTCGCGCTCGTCCGGGACGCAATCGCCGAGGGCGGCCAGTGTCTCGTGTTCGTCAACTCCCGGCAGGGGACGCAGGAACTCGCCCGCGACCTGACCGACGCGGGGGTCGTCCCGGAGCCGCCGGGCGGGGACGCCGCCGCCGACCTCCGCGAGACGGCGACCACCGGCACCGGGACGGACCTGGCGGACCGCGCCGAGGACGGCGTCGCCTTCCACCACGCCGGCCTGCGCTCGGACCACCGCACGGCCGTCGAGGCCGCCTTCCGGGACCGCGCGCTGTCGGTGATCGTCGCGACGCCGACGCTCGCGGCGGGCGTGAACGTGCCCGCGCGGCGCGTCGTGGTGCGGGACACCGTCCGCTATACGGACGACGGCGTCCAGCCGCTCCCGGTGCTTGAGGTCCACCAGATGTTCGGCCGGGCCGGGCGGCCCGGACTCGACCCCTACGGCGAGGCGGTGCTGGTGGGCGACGAGGACGCCGCCGCCGACCTCCGGGAGCGCTACGTCGGCGCGGACCCAGAGGCGGTCACGTCGAAACTGGCCCGCGAGGAGGCGCTCCGGACGCACGTTCTGGCGACCGTCGCCAGCGGGTTCGCCCGGTCGCGCGAGGACCTGCTGGACGTGCTCGACTCGACGTTCTACGCCCACCAGGGGCCGGACGCGGACCTGTCGGACGCCGTCGACGACGCGCTCGCGTACCTCGACGACAACGGGATGGTCGACGACGGCGCGTCGCTTGCGGCGACGGATCTGGGCGAACTCGTCTCGCGGGTGTACGTCGACCCGCTGACCGGTGCGGACGTGCTCGCGGCCATCGAGCGGGCGACGACCATGGACCGGGTCACGTCGCTGACGGTCCTCGAACTCGTCTGTGACACGCCGGACATGCGCGGCTCCTACGTCCGCAACAGCGAGGCCGGTCGCCTCACGAAGTTCGCGATGGACCACGCCGACGAACTCGCAAAGCCCGTCCGGGAGTTCGACGGCGACTTCCAGACGTGGCTCGCGTCGCTGAAAACCGCCCGGATGCTCGACGACTGGGTCCGGGGAACGGACGCCGCCGACCTCGCCGAGCGCTACGGCGTCGGCCCGGGCGACGTTCGCCGCACCGCCGAGCGGGCCGAGTGGCTGCTCAACGCGACGGCGTCGCTGGCCGAGCGCGTCGACGAGGACGGTGCGGTGACAGAACGGATCCGGGCGACGCGGGCGAAGTTAGGCAGCAGACAGCCCTAA